A window from Streptomyces sp. NBC_00299 encodes these proteins:
- a CDS encoding Cmx/CmrA family chloramphenicol efflux MFS transporter — protein sequence MPFALFLLGVAVFAQGTSEFMLSGLVPDIARDLGVSVPAAGALTSAFAVGMVVGAPLMAALARRWSRRGALLGFLGVFLAVHVVGAVTGSFAVLVVTRVVGALANAGFLAVALVTAVALAEPEAKGRATSTLLGGVTLACVVGVPAGALIGQLWGWRAAFWAVAVVSLPAVAAVARSVPGGADDSERPALRGELRALRSSRLRLTLLLGALVNGATFCTFTYLAPLVTTVTGMADGWVPVVLALFGAGSFVGVGVGGRFADRRPGAVLVGGGSVLCLGWGALALGAGAPALTLGLVFLQGALSFGVGSTLISQALYAAPGAPTLSGGFATAAFNVGAALGPWLGGTAIGAGLGYRSPVWVSAGLVALSLMVAGVTGGRAGLRNRGAESSRTGASSPA from the coding sequence ATGCCGTTCGCTCTTTTTCTGCTGGGCGTCGCTGTGTTCGCGCAGGGGACGTCCGAGTTCATGCTGTCCGGGCTGGTGCCGGACATCGCCCGGGACCTGGGCGTCTCGGTGCCCGCGGCCGGGGCGCTCACCTCGGCCTTCGCCGTGGGGATGGTGGTCGGGGCGCCGCTCATGGCCGCCCTCGCGCGACGGTGGTCGCGGCGCGGGGCCCTGCTGGGGTTTCTGGGGGTCTTCCTGGCCGTCCATGTCGTGGGCGCGGTGACCGGCAGCTTCGCGGTGCTGGTCGTCACCCGCGTCGTCGGGGCGCTCGCCAACGCCGGGTTCCTGGCCGTCGCCCTCGTCACGGCCGTGGCGTTGGCCGAGCCGGAGGCCAAGGGCCGGGCCACGTCGACACTGCTCGGCGGGGTCACGCTGGCCTGTGTGGTGGGGGTCCCGGCGGGGGCGCTGATCGGTCAACTCTGGGGGTGGCGTGCCGCGTTCTGGGCCGTGGCCGTGGTGTCCCTGCCCGCTGTGGCGGCCGTGGCGCGGTCCGTACCCGGCGGCGCGGACGACTCGGAACGTCCCGCGCTGCGGGGCGAACTGCGCGCGCTGCGGAGCTCGCGGCTCCGACTGACGCTGCTCCTGGGCGCCCTCGTCAACGGGGCGACCTTCTGCACCTTCACGTATCTCGCGCCCCTGGTCACCACGGTGACGGGGATGGCGGACGGGTGGGTGCCCGTGGTGCTCGCACTGTTCGGCGCGGGGTCGTTCGTGGGGGTCGGAGTCGGGGGACGGTTCGCCGATCGCCGGCCCGGTGCGGTGCTGGTCGGGGGCGGCAGCGTCCTGTGCCTCGGGTGGGGCGCCCTGGCCCTCGGCGCCGGGGCGCCGGCCCTGACGCTCGGCCTCGTCTTCTTGCAGGGCGCTCTGTCCTTCGGAGTCGGGTCCACACTCATCTCCCAGGCGCTGTACGCCGCCCCCGGCGCCCCCACCCTGTCCGGCGGCTTCGCAACAGCCGCGTTCAACGTGGGCGCGGCACTGGGACCTTGGCTCGGCGGCACGGCCATCGGGGCGGGCCTCGGATACCGGTCACCGGTGTGGGTCAGTGCGGGCCTGGTCGCACTGTCGCTGATGGTGGCGGGCGTGACGGGCGGCCGGGCCGGGCTGCGGAACCGGGGTGCGGAGAGCAGTCGTACGGGGGCGTCCTCGCCGGCATGA
- a CDS encoding DUF742 domain-containing protein: protein MATPPDGSSSGNWSYGPGQGHGDGSRNRYNFPSTPSQRQPYAPQGPGPSPYDQPPAPRIQPVQPQRRAPEPAPAGSSSNPLVRPYAMTGGRTRPRYQLAIEALVHTTAQPHQMQGQLPEHQRICNLCREIKSVAEVSALLTIPLGVARILVADLAEAGLVAIHQPGGDENAGGQPDVTLLERVLSGLRKL from the coding sequence GTGGCAACACCCCCAGACGGTTCGTCATCGGGCAACTGGTCGTACGGCCCTGGCCAGGGGCATGGCGACGGTTCCCGGAACCGGTACAACTTCCCCTCCACGCCCAGCCAGCGGCAGCCGTACGCCCCGCAGGGCCCCGGGCCCTCTCCGTACGACCAGCCGCCGGCGCCGCGCATCCAGCCGGTGCAGCCGCAGCGCCGCGCCCCTGAGCCGGCACCTGCCGGGTCGTCTTCCAACCCCTTGGTGCGCCCGTACGCCATGACCGGCGGCCGGACGCGCCCGCGCTACCAGCTCGCCATCGAGGCACTGGTGCACACCACCGCGCAGCCGCACCAGATGCAGGGCCAGTTGCCCGAGCATCAGCGGATCTGCAACCTCTGCCGTGAGATCAAGTCGGTCGCCGAGGTCTCGGCCCTCCTGACGATCCCTCTCGGCGTGGCCAGGATCCTCGTCGCCGACTTGGCGGAGGCGGGCCTGGTCGCCATCCATCAGCCCGGCGGCGACGAGAACGCCGGCGGCCAGCCAGACGTGACACTGCTCGAAAGGGTGCTCAGTGGACTTCGCAAGCTCTAG
- a CDS encoding polysaccharide lyase 8 family protein, translating to MTSQRTGLTRPTRRAVLLAAALLATAAPAARTASADAYDTLRLRWLGIALGTGYDPAAEPYAARLAETGTLARGFRATMAPTPTSLWPGHPYDPPAGITQSYSRLWTMAQAYVQQGTGSTADPALLADVLRGLDHLSATVYNPSTTRYGNWWEWQIGSPRLLTDITAALYDHLTEAQIAAACAAVDHFIPDAMLTDYSGTSTGANRVDLCRSVALRGILGRAPAKIALARDALSPVFPYVTKGDGLYADGSFVQHTWVAYSGTYGQVLLDGLGRLFALLAGSEWQVTDPNRQIVLDSVEHAYAPLIHDGLMMDSVNGRAISRGYLKSDDRHVMRSDHFHGQGIIAAIALLAGGASAAERERWYGRIKGWIERDTVTPILTARQFGVADLARLHTVAESPAAAAPDPVGHHLFAAMDRAVHRRPGFVANIAMASDRIAHYECGNGENPRGWHTGAGMLSWWAPGLGDQYTDWYWPTVDWYRLPGTTVSTKRLPDKAGGEWGEPRPDVRWVGGTTDGAYAAIGQHLKGLGSTLEARKSWFCAADAVICLGAGITCADAVPVETVVDNRNLGEGGTQTFVRGSGWAHLEGHGGWVVPYGELRTLREDRTGAWADINTTSTTERRTRRWQTLWLDHGPDPTDATYVYVIMPGAGRHQVAARAALGTRWLSVLANDSACQAVRIRSLGLTAANFWQPGSVGPLTATAGASVLLRHRGRTATLCVSEPPRSGEPLEITWDHPVRRVLRKDDSVEILSTGRRLRVRVTPGMVCATHRCEVTLA from the coding sequence ATGACCTCTCAGCGCACCGGGCTCACCAGACCCACCCGCCGAGCCGTCCTGCTCGCGGCGGCGCTCCTGGCCACCGCCGCTCCCGCCGCCCGCACCGCCTCGGCCGACGCCTACGACACCCTCCGCCTCCGCTGGCTGGGCATCGCCCTCGGCACGGGCTACGACCCCGCGGCGGAGCCGTACGCCGCGCGCCTGGCCGAAACCGGCACCCTCGCCCGCGGCTTCCGGGCCACCATGGCCCCCACCCCCACCTCCCTGTGGCCTGGCCACCCCTACGACCCGCCCGCCGGCATCACCCAGAGCTACAGCCGTCTGTGGACCATGGCCCAGGCCTACGTCCAGCAGGGCACCGGCTCCACCGCCGACCCCGCCCTCCTCGCCGACGTCCTGCGCGGCCTCGACCACCTCTCCGCCACCGTCTACAACCCCTCCACCACCCGCTACGGCAACTGGTGGGAATGGCAGATCGGCAGCCCGCGCCTGCTGACGGACATCACCGCCGCCCTGTACGACCACCTCACCGAGGCGCAGATCGCCGCCGCCTGCGCGGCCGTCGACCACTTCATCCCGGACGCCATGCTCACCGACTACTCCGGCACCTCCACCGGCGCCAACCGCGTCGACCTGTGCCGCAGCGTCGCCCTGCGCGGCATCCTCGGCCGGGCCCCGGCGAAGATCGCGCTCGCCCGTGACGCGCTCTCCCCGGTCTTCCCGTACGTCACGAAGGGCGACGGCCTCTACGCCGACGGCTCCTTCGTCCAGCACACCTGGGTCGCCTACTCCGGCACCTACGGCCAGGTCCTCCTCGACGGCCTCGGCCGCCTCTTCGCCCTGCTCGCCGGCTCCGAGTGGCAGGTGACCGACCCGAACAGGCAGATCGTCCTCGACAGCGTCGAGCACGCCTACGCCCCGCTCATCCACGACGGGTTGATGATGGACAGCGTCAACGGCCGCGCCATCAGCCGGGGTTACCTCAAGAGCGACGACCGGCACGTGATGCGCAGCGACCACTTTCACGGGCAGGGCATCATCGCCGCCATCGCCCTCCTCGCCGGCGGCGCGAGCGCGGCGGAGCGGGAGCGCTGGTACGGCCGGATCAAGGGCTGGATCGAACGGGACACGGTCACGCCGATCCTGACGGCCCGACAATTCGGGGTGGCCGACCTCGCGCGGCTGCACACCGTCGCCGAATCACCGGCCGCCGCCGCCCCCGACCCGGTCGGCCACCACCTCTTCGCCGCCATGGACCGGGCCGTCCACCGCCGCCCGGGCTTCGTCGCGAACATCGCCATGGCCAGTGACCGCATCGCCCACTACGAGTGCGGCAACGGCGAGAACCCGCGCGGCTGGCACACCGGCGCCGGGATGCTGTCCTGGTGGGCGCCGGGTCTCGGCGACCAGTACACGGACTGGTACTGGCCGACCGTCGACTGGTACCGCCTCCCCGGTACGACGGTCTCCACCAAGCGCCTCCCCGACAAGGCCGGCGGGGAGTGGGGCGAGCCCAGGCCCGACGTGCGGTGGGTCGGCGGCACGACGGACGGCGCGTACGCGGCGATCGGGCAGCATCTGAAAGGCCTCGGCTCGACCCTGGAGGCCCGCAAGTCGTGGTTCTGTGCCGCGGACGCCGTGATCTGCCTCGGAGCCGGCATCACCTGCGCCGACGCGGTCCCCGTCGAGACCGTCGTCGACAACCGCAACCTGGGGGAGGGCGGCACGCAGACCTTCGTACGCGGTTCCGGCTGGGCGCACCTGGAGGGCCACGGCGGCTGGGTGGTGCCGTACGGCGAACTGCGCACCCTGCGCGAGGACCGCACCGGAGCCTGGGCCGACATCAACACCACCAGCACGACGGAGCGCCGCACCCGCCGCTGGCAGACCCTCTGGCTGGACCACGGCCCGGACCCGACCGACGCGACCTACGTCTACGTCATCATGCCCGGCGCCGGCCGGCACCAGGTGGCGGCCCGGGCCGCACTGGGCACCCGCTGGCTGTCGGTCCTCGCCAACGACAGCGCGTGCCAGGCCGTCCGCATCCGCTCCCTGGGCCTCACGGCCGCCAACTTCTGGCAGCCGGGTTCGGTGGGACCGCTCACAGCCACCGCCGGTGCGAGCGTGCTGCTCCGGCACCGAGGCCGTACCGCTACGCTCTGCGTGAGCGAGCCGCCGCGCTCGGGTGAGCCGCTGGAGATCACCTGGGACCACCCCGTACGCCGGGTCCTGCGCAAGGACGACTCGGTCGAGATCCTCTCGACGGGACGCCGACTGAGGGTCCGTGTCACTCCGGGGATGGTATGCGCGACCCACCGATGTGAGGTGACTCTCGCATGA
- a CDS encoding YceI family protein, with the protein MTNPDLTTLTGEYTIDAAHSTIGFTVRHAMVTNVKGKFLDFSGSLQLDGADPAASKASIDVKMDSIDTGSADRDGHLKSADFFKIEEFPTMTFRSTKAESLGGDDYRITGDLEILGTTKPITIDLEFNGAAKDPFGNERVGFEGKAEILRSEWGLTWNAALETGGVLVSDKIKLNFDISAIKNA; encoded by the coding sequence ATGACGAACCCCGACCTGACCACCCTGACCGGCGAGTACACGATCGACGCGGCCCACTCCACCATCGGCTTCACCGTGCGGCACGCCATGGTCACCAACGTCAAGGGCAAGTTCCTCGACTTCAGCGGCTCGCTGCAGCTGGACGGCGCCGACCCGGCCGCGTCCAAGGCGTCGATCGACGTCAAGATGGACAGCATCGACACCGGGTCGGCGGACCGGGACGGGCACCTCAAGAGCGCGGACTTCTTCAAGATCGAGGAGTTCCCCACGATGACCTTCCGCTCCACCAAGGCGGAGTCCCTCGGCGGCGACGACTACCGCATCACCGGTGACCTGGAGATCCTCGGCACCACCAAACCGATCACGATCGACCTGGAGTTCAACGGCGCCGCGAAGGACCCGTTCGGCAACGAGCGCGTCGGTTTCGAGGGCAAGGCGGAGATCCTGCGCTCGGAGTGGGGTCTCACGTGGAACGCGGCGCTGGAGACGGGCGGCGTGCTGGTCTCCGACAAGATCAAGCTGAACTTCGACATCTCGGCGATCAAGAACGCGTGA
- a CDS encoding acyl-CoA carboxylase subunit epsilon: MNLPDIRVEKGHAEPEEVAAITAILLARAAAQPADTAPAHRGRAKAGWRRLEREPGFRAPHSWR, from the coding sequence ATGAACCTCCCTGATATCCGCGTCGAGAAGGGCCACGCCGAGCCCGAGGAAGTCGCCGCCATCACGGCGATCCTGCTCGCGCGTGCCGCCGCCCAGCCGGCCGACACCGCCCCGGCCCACCGCGGCCGCGCGAAGGCCGGCTGGCGCCGCCTGGAGCGCGAGCCCGGTTTCCGGGCGCCGCACAGCTGGCGCTGA
- a CDS encoding acyl-CoA carboxylase subunit beta codes for MTVLDEAPGEPIDARGRTAELHEIRAQALAGPSEKATTAQHAKGKLTARERIELLLDPGSFREVEQLRRHRAQGFGLESKKPYTDGVITGWGTVEGRTVFVYAHDFRIFGGALGEAHATKIHKIMDMAIAAGAPLVSLNDGAGARIQEGVSALAGYGGIFQRNTKASGVIPQISVMLGPCAGGAAYSPALTDFVFMVRETSQMFITGPDVVKAVTGEEITQNGLGGADVHAETSGVCHFAYDDEETCIAEVRYLLSLLPQNNRENPPRAESSDAPDRRSDVLLDLVPADGNRPYDMAKVIEEIVDDGEYLEVHERWARNIICALARLDGQVVGIVANQPQSLAGVLDIEASEKAARFVQMCDAFNIPIVTFLDVPGFLPGVDQEHGGIIRHGAKLLYAYCNATVPRISLILRKAYGGAYIVMDSQSIGADLTYAWPTNEIAVMGAEGAANVIFRRQIAEAEDPEVMRARMVKEYKSELMHPYYAAERGLVDDVIDPAETREVLVKSLAMLHTKHADLPSRKHGNPPQ; via the coding sequence ATGACCGTTTTGGATGAGGCACCGGGTGAGCCGATCGACGCGCGCGGGCGCACCGCCGAGCTGCACGAGATCCGTGCGCAGGCGCTGGCCGGCCCGAGCGAGAAGGCGACCACGGCGCAGCACGCCAAGGGCAAGCTGACCGCCCGGGAGCGCATCGAGCTGCTCCTGGACCCGGGTTCCTTCCGGGAGGTCGAGCAACTGCGCCGGCACCGGGCCCAGGGCTTCGGCCTGGAGTCCAAGAAGCCGTACACCGACGGTGTCATCACCGGCTGGGGCACGGTGGAGGGCCGCACGGTCTTCGTCTACGCCCATGACTTCCGCATCTTCGGCGGCGCGCTGGGCGAGGCCCACGCCACGAAGATCCACAAGATCATGGACATGGCCATCGCGGCAGGTGCTCCGCTGGTCTCGCTGAACGACGGCGCGGGTGCCCGTATCCAGGAGGGCGTCTCGGCGCTCGCCGGCTACGGCGGCATCTTCCAGCGCAACACCAAGGCGTCCGGCGTCATCCCGCAGATCAGCGTGATGCTCGGCCCGTGCGCGGGCGGCGCGGCCTACTCGCCCGCCCTGACGGACTTCGTCTTCATGGTCCGCGAGACGTCCCAGATGTTCATCACCGGCCCGGACGTGGTCAAGGCGGTGACGGGCGAGGAGATCACCCAGAACGGCCTCGGCGGCGCGGACGTGCACGCCGAGACCTCGGGCGTGTGCCACTTCGCGTACGACGACGAGGAGACGTGCATCGCCGAGGTGCGCTACCTGCTCTCGCTGCTGCCCCAGAACAACCGTGAGAACCCGCCCCGTGCGGAGTCCTCGGACGCGCCCGACCGCCGCAGCGACGTGCTCCTCGACCTGGTCCCGGCGGACGGCAACCGTCCGTACGACATGGCCAAGGTCATCGAGGAGATCGTCGACGACGGCGAGTACCTGGAGGTCCACGAGCGCTGGGCGCGGAACATCATCTGCGCGCTGGCCCGTCTCGACGGCCAGGTGGTCGGCATCGTGGCCAACCAGCCGCAGTCCCTCGCCGGCGTCCTGGACATCGAGGCGTCGGAAAAAGCTGCGCGCTTTGTCCAGATGTGTGACGCTTTTAACATCCCGATCGTCACCTTCCTGGACGTTCCCGGGTTCCTTCCGGGTGTCGATCAGGAGCACGGCGGAATCATCCGCCACGGCGCGAAGCTGCTCTACGCCTACTGCAACGCGACGGTCCCCCGGATCTCCCTGATCCTGCGCAAGGCGTACGGAGGCGCGTACATCGTCATGGACAGCCAGTCCATCGGTGCGGACCTCACCTATGCCTGGCCGACGAACGAGATCGCCGTGATGGGCGCGGAGGGTGCGGCCAACGTCATCTTCCGCCGTCAGATCGCCGAGGCAGAGGACCCCGAGGTCATGCGGGCCCGCATGGTCAAGGAGTACAAGTCCGAGCTCATGCACCCCTACTACGCGGCCGAGCGCGGCCTGGTCGACGACGTGATCGACCCCGCCGAGACCCGCGAAGTACTCGTCAAGTCCCTGGCGATGCTCCACACCAAGCACGCCGACCTGCCGTCCCGCAAACACGGCAACCCCCCGCAGTAA
- a CDS encoding roadblock/LC7 domain-containing protein, whose amino-acid sequence MSQAAQNLNWLITNFVDNTPGVSHTVVVSADGLLLAMSEGFPRDRADQLAAVASGLTSLTAGASRIFEGGSVNQTVVEMERGFLFIMSVSDGSSLAVLAHPEADIGLIGYEMALLVDRAGTVLTPDLRAELQGSLLN is encoded by the coding sequence ATGAGCCAGGCGGCACAGAACCTGAACTGGTTGATCACCAACTTCGTGGACAACACCCCCGGGGTGTCGCACACGGTGGTGGTCTCCGCCGACGGACTCCTTCTGGCGATGTCCGAAGGCTTCCCGCGCGACCGCGCCGACCAGCTCGCGGCCGTCGCCTCCGGTCTGACGTCTCTGACGGCAGGCGCCTCCCGCATCTTCGAGGGTGGCAGCGTGAACCAGACGGTTGTGGAGATGGAGCGGGGATTCCTGTTCATCATGTCCGTCTCCGACGGTTCCTCACTCGCAGTTCTCGCACATCCCGAGGCGGACATCGGCCTCATCGGGTACGAGATGGCGCTTCTGGTGGACCGTGCCGGTACGGTCCTGACGCCGGATCTGCGTGCGGAGCTCCAAGGCAGCCTGCTCAACTAA
- a CDS encoding YdeI/OmpD-associated family protein — MSPHPDPEPRAFASADALDAWLAEHPAPHPGLWVKVAKKDSGIPSVTAAEVNDVALCHGWITGQRKGLDASSYTQRITPRRPGSLWSMVNVRRVAELAAEGRMRPAGLAEVDAAKADGRWEAAYESQRNAEVPDELAAALAENPRAGAAFERLGRTDRYQLMLGLLRARTPQSRTAQVAAILRQLTRRR; from the coding sequence ATGAGCCCCCACCCCGACCCGGAACCCCGCGCCTTCGCATCCGCCGACGCCCTCGACGCCTGGCTGGCCGAGCACCCGGCCCCGCACCCCGGCCTCTGGGTGAAGGTCGCCAAGAAGGACTCCGGCATCCCTTCCGTCACTGCCGCCGAGGTCAATGACGTGGCCCTGTGTCACGGTTGGATCACCGGGCAGCGCAAGGGACTCGACGCGTCGTCCTACACACAGCGGATCACCCCGCGCCGGCCCGGCAGCCTGTGGTCGATGGTCAATGTGCGGCGGGTGGCGGAACTGGCCGCCGAGGGGCGGATGCGCCCCGCGGGCCTCGCCGAAGTGGACGCCGCGAAGGCGGACGGGCGGTGGGAGGCGGCGTACGAGTCGCAGCGCAACGCCGAGGTCCCGGACGAGCTGGCCGCGGCGCTGGCGGAGAACCCCCGGGCCGGGGCGGCCTTCGAGCGGCTGGGCAGGACCGACCGCTACCAGCTCATGCTCGGCCTCCTGCGCGCCCGGACCCCGCAGAGCCGGACGGCTCAAGTCGCCGCGATCCTCAGGCAATTGACACGGCGCCGGTGA
- a CDS encoding DMT family transporter, whose amino-acid sequence MNALLSIAFVLSWSSGFIGAKLGAGSASAVTILMWRFLPLAVILVVVAAVLGRASWRGLTGRDLARQAVIGTLSQSGYLLTVYYAIQLGVSSGTTALIDGVQPLVAGALAGPLLRQYVSRRQWLGLFLGVSGVVIVTMADATAATGVAAWAYLVPFLGMLSLVAATFLESRSRTPVPPSVALTVHCGTSAVLFTAFALSTGAAAPPAEAGFWAAIGWLVVLSTFGGYGLYWMILRRSGVTKVNTLMFLMAPVTAVWGAFMFGEPFGAQTAIGLVVGLVAVVIVHRGGGASRTRAIRRRPKTGGSPQQVAHTLPACPAPKPPDSGHRLSGGCP is encoded by the coding sequence GTGAACGCCCTGCTGTCCATCGCCTTCGTCCTCAGCTGGAGCTCCGGGTTCATCGGGGCCAAGCTCGGCGCCGGGAGCGCGTCCGCGGTCACGATCCTGATGTGGCGGTTCCTGCCACTCGCCGTGATCCTGGTCGTCGTGGCCGCGGTCCTGGGCCGCGCGTCGTGGCGGGGTCTCACCGGGCGGGATCTCGCCCGCCAGGCCGTGATCGGCACGCTGTCGCAGAGCGGCTATCTGCTCACCGTCTACTACGCCATCCAGCTCGGCGTCTCCAGTGGCACCACGGCCCTCATCGACGGCGTCCAGCCCCTCGTCGCCGGTGCGCTGGCCGGACCACTGCTGCGGCAGTACGTCTCACGCCGGCAGTGGCTCGGGCTGTTCCTGGGGGTGAGCGGCGTCGTCATCGTCACCATGGCCGACGCCACGGCGGCGACCGGCGTTGCCGCGTGGGCCTATCTCGTCCCGTTCCTCGGCATGCTCTCGCTGGTGGCGGCCACGTTCCTCGAAAGCCGTTCCCGTACGCCCGTCCCGCCCTCGGTGGCGCTCACCGTCCACTGCGGCACCAGCGCCGTGCTGTTCACGGCGTTCGCCTTGAGCACCGGAGCGGCCGCGCCGCCCGCCGAGGCCGGTTTCTGGGCCGCGATCGGCTGGCTCGTGGTGCTGTCCACCTTCGGTGGCTACGGGCTGTACTGGATGATCCTGCGGCGCTCCGGAGTCACCAAGGTCAACACGCTGATGTTCCTGATGGCGCCGGTCACGGCGGTGTGGGGAGCGTTCATGTTCGGCGAGCCGTTCGGTGCCCAGACCGCGATCGGCCTGGTCGTCGGCCTGGTCGCCGTCGTCATCGTCCATCGCGGGGGCGGCGCATCCCGAACGCGTGCCATCCGGCGTCGCCCGAAAACCGGTGGCTCCCCTCAGCAGGTCGCGCATACCCTGCCCGCGTGTCCAGCCCCGAAGCCTCCAGACTCCGGCCACCGGCTCTCCGGTGGCTGCCCGTGA
- a CDS encoding TetR/AcrR family transcriptional regulator, which produces MGTAEQQPQRVTMTRAARRILEAAERLFYERGIHAVGVDLIAAEAGVTKKTLYDRFGSKERIVVEYLAGRDERWRAFLAQYLADHLDAAHATPRARVLAVFDASRAWSAEYGSKGCSMVNAHAEISDPAHPAYPVIAGQKEWMLALFTRLARDITPDDADDADRMGRTLMLLHEGALVAHGLNTFPDPIAHARDQAAALLPVPDKQP; this is translated from the coding sequence ATGGGCACCGCAGAGCAGCAACCGCAGCGCGTCACGATGACGCGAGCCGCACGCCGCATCCTGGAAGCCGCCGAGCGGCTCTTCTACGAGCGCGGCATTCACGCCGTGGGCGTGGATCTCATCGCCGCGGAGGCGGGGGTGACCAAGAAGACCCTCTACGACCGCTTCGGCTCCAAGGAGCGGATCGTCGTGGAGTACCTGGCCGGCCGCGACGAGCGCTGGCGGGCCTTCCTCGCGCAGTACCTCGCCGACCACCTCGACGCGGCGCACGCGACACCGCGGGCGCGCGTCCTGGCGGTGTTCGACGCCTCACGCGCGTGGTCCGCGGAGTACGGCTCCAAGGGATGCAGCATGGTCAACGCGCACGCCGAGATCAGCGACCCGGCACACCCGGCCTACCCGGTCATCGCCGGGCAGAAGGAGTGGATGCTCGCCCTGTTCACCCGTCTCGCCCGGGACATCACCCCGGACGACGCGGACGACGCGGATCGCATGGGCCGGACCCTGATGCTGCTTCACGAGGGAGCGCTCGTGGCCCACGGCCTGAACACCTTCCCGGACCCGATCGCGCACGCCCGCGACCAGGCGGCGGCTCTCCTGCCGGTACCGGACAAGCAGCCATGA
- a CDS encoding S1 family peptidase, with protein MKKLLTALKRCAVLGAAALAIVSLQPVSAAQAADSRVVGGTRASQGEFPFMVRLSMGCGGALYTQQIVLTAAHCVGATGPNTSITATAGVVDLQSTSGRVQVRSTYVYRAPGYNGDGKDWALIKLAAPINLPTLKIATTSQYNTGTFTVAGWGAAREGGAQQRYMLKANVPFVSDAQCRSYSGYSGLIANEEICAGFPSGGVDTCQGDSGGPMFRRDASNAWIQVGIVSWGIGCARPNAPGVYTEVSTFASAIASAASSL; from the coding sequence TTGAAGAAGCTCCTCACCGCCCTCAAGAGATGCGCGGTCCTCGGCGCCGCCGCTCTCGCGATCGTCAGCCTTCAGCCCGTCTCGGCCGCGCAGGCCGCGGACTCGCGCGTCGTCGGCGGAACCCGTGCCTCGCAGGGCGAGTTCCCGTTCATGGTCCGGCTCTCCATGGGCTGTGGCGGCGCCCTCTACACCCAGCAGATCGTGCTCACCGCCGCGCACTGTGTGGGCGCGACCGGCCCGAACACCAGCATCACCGCCACCGCCGGCGTCGTGGACCTGCAGTCCACCAGCGGCCGCGTCCAGGTCCGTTCCACGTACGTGTACCGGGCCCCCGGCTACAACGGCGACGGCAAGGACTGGGCGCTCATCAAGCTCGCCGCGCCGATCAACCTGCCGACGCTGAAGATCGCCACCACCTCGCAGTACAACACCGGCACCTTCACCGTGGCCGGCTGGGGCGCGGCCCGTGAGGGCGGTGCCCAGCAGCGGTACATGCTCAAGGCCAACGTGCCGTTCGTCAGCGACGCCCAGTGCCGCTCCTACAGCGGCTACAGCGGCCTCATCGCCAACGAGGAGATCTGCGCCGGCTTCCCGTCCGGCGGCGTCGACACCTGCCAGGGCGACTCCGGCGGCCCGATGTTCCGCCGCGACGCGAGCAACGCCTGGATCCAGGTCGGCATCGTCAGCTGGGGCATAGGCTGCGCCCGCCCGAACGCCCCCGGCGTCTACACCGAGGTCTCCACCTTCGCCTCGGCGATCGCCTCTGCGGCGTCGTCTCTGTGA
- a CDS encoding GTP-binding protein, with protein MDFASSSGGPSRSTTSAKIVVAGGFGVGKTTFVGAVSEINPLRTEAVMTSASAGIDDLTHTGDKTTTTVAMDFGRITLDQDLILYLFGTPGQDRFWFMWDDLVRGAIGAIVLVDTRRLADCFPAVDYFENSGLPFVIALNGFDGNQPYNPDEVREALQIGPDTPIITTDARHRADAKSALITLVEHALMARLR; from the coding sequence GTGGACTTCGCAAGCTCTAGCGGCGGTCCTTCCCGCTCCACCACCTCGGCGAAGATCGTGGTGGCGGGTGGCTTCGGCGTGGGCAAGACCACGTTCGTCGGGGCCGTCTCGGAGATCAACCCGCTGCGTACCGAGGCCGTCATGACGTCCGCTTCCGCGGGCATCGACGACCTCACCCACACCGGAGACAAGACGACCACGACGGTCGCCATGGACTTCGGTCGTATCACCCTGGACCAGGACCTGATCCTGTACCTCTTCGGTACGCCCGGCCAGGACCGCTTCTGGTTCATGTGGGACGACCTGGTACGCGGCGCCATCGGCGCGATCGTTCTGGTGGACACCCGCCGTCTCGCCGACTGCTTCCCCGCGGTCGACTACTTCGAGAACTCGGGTCTGCCCTTCGTGATCGCCCTCAACGGCTTCGACGGCAACCAGCCGTACAACCCGGACGAGGTCCGTGAGGCCCTCCAGATCGGCCCCGACACCCCGATCATCACGACGGACGCCCGGCATCGGGCGGACGCGAAGTCGGCGCTGATCACCCTGGTCGAGCACGCGCTGATGGCACGCCTGCGCTAG